A window of the Pungitius pungitius chromosome 3, fPunPun2.1, whole genome shotgun sequence genome harbors these coding sequences:
- the septin4b gene encoding septin 4b isoform X4, with protein sequence MEDSDHEAHTSSDEHDSLAASPNHHDAEQHSCPSDDSEVENIMQDPPHPAGHDSHEHPPHRQEPRDAHGAAEGKDRPRTPAQLHPPEGAGGQSGSGPEPRLPRRRSVEFDLSSVPISPTRPKSPWGPFDPYNNNEDQDKEYVGFATLPNQVHRKSVKKGFDFTLMVAGESGLGKSTLVNSLFLTDLYKDRKLLNAEERITQTVEITKHTVDIEEKGVKLKLTIVDTPGFGDAVNNTECWKSVADYIDQQFEQYFRDESGLNRKNIQDNRVHCCLYFISPFGHGLRPLDVEFMKALHEKVNIVPILAKADTLTPAEVKKKKFKIREEIEQYGIKIYQFPDCDSDEDDDFKQQDHQLKESIPFAVIGSNTVVEAKGKRVRGRLYPWGIVEVENSAHCDFVKLRNMLVRTHMQDLKDVTRETHYENYRAHCIQNMTRMVVKERNRNKLTRESGTDFPIPVVPAAGDETEKLIREKDEELRRMQEMLQRIQDQMHTQKEGY encoded by the exons ATGGAGGACAGTGACCACGAGGCTCACACTTCATCGGACGAGCACGACTCCTTAGCAGCCTCCCCTAATCACCACGATGCTGAACAG CATTCGTGCCCTTCGGACGACTCGGAGGTGGAGAACATTATGCAGGACCCTCCCCACCCAGCAGGGCACGACAGCCACGagcaccccccccaccgccaaGAGCCCCGCGATGCACACGGGGCCGCTGAGGGCAAAGACCGCCCTCGCACCCCGGCACAGTTGCATCCCCccgagggggccggggggcAGTCGGGTTCAGGTCCAGAGCCCCGACTGCCGCGCCGCCGAAGCGTGGAGTTTGACTTGTCGTCGGTCCCCATCAGTCCCACCAGGCCCAAGAGTCCCTGGGGTCCATTTGACCCGTACAACAACAACGAG gacCAGGACAAGGAATATGTGGGTTTTGCAACGCTGCCAAACCAGGTTCACCGCAAGTCAGTGAAGAAGGGATTTGACTTCACGCTCATGGTGGCAG GGGAGTCCGGCCTGGGAAAGTCCACCTTGGTCAACAGTCTCTTTCTCACAGATCTTTACAAAGATAGGAAGCTGCTCAATGCGGAAG AGAGGATCACACAAACGGTGGAAATCACCAAGCACACTGTGGATATAGAAGAGAAAGGTGTCAAACTGAAGCTCACCATCGTGGACACGCCTGGGTTCGGGGATGCTGTGAACAACACCGAATG CTGGAAGTCCGTGGCCGACTACATCGACCAGCAGTTCGAGCAGTACTTCAGGGACGAGAGCGGCCTCAACCGCAAGAACATCCAGGACAACCGCGTCCACTGCTGCCTCTACTTCATCTCCCCCTTCGGCCACGG CCTGCGGCCTTTGGATGTGGAGTTCATGAAAGCCCTCCACGAGAAGGTCAACATCGTCCCCATTTTGGCCAAAGCCGACACACTCACCCCTGCTGAGGTCAAGAAGAAGAAATTCAAG ATCCGAGAGGAGATCGAGCAGTATGGTATCAAGATATACCAGTTCCCTGACTGTGACTCAGACGAAGATGATGACTTTAAGCAGCAGGACCATCAGCTGAAG GAGAGCATTCCCTTTGCAGTGATCGGCAGCAACACGGTGGTGGAGGCCAAAGGGAAGAGGGTGCGAGGCCGACTCTATCCCTGGGGCATCGTAGAAG TGGAGAACTCGGCCCACTGTGACTTCGTGAAGCTGAGGAACATGCTCGTTCGCACGCATATGCAAGATCTGAAGGACGTGACCCGGGAGACTCACTACGAGAACTACAGAGCCCATTGCATCCAGAACATGACCCGCATGGTGGTGAAGGAACGCAACCGCAA CAAACTAACCAGGGAGAGCGGCACGGACTTCCCCATCCCGGTGGTGCCCGCAGCCGGCGATGAGACAGAAAAGCTCATCCGAGAGAAAGACGAGGAG TTGCGGCGGATGCAAGAGATGCTGCAGAGGATCCAGGATCAAATGCACACTCAGAAGGAAGGCTATTAA
- the mnta gene encoding max-binding protein MNT isoform X1, whose translation MSIETLLEAAKFLELQAQQQHKAREDERKEKQRLEQLAEQRHCDVNHNSTLHINNVAKVEERRPVPVPPSVAPPPPVSITVIPIPVVAPNPAGSPALPVAALSPPAAAVLPRSPQTRPDHTTSVLTANHKQLMQNHQNHQQHPPHQQQQQHQQLIAQTPTAKLQQQTHQQLVHRYPGSIVSPPQQHALLPQPGPAVQQAPLQNGLVSRGSPPDDGRQLDRKRPGGAGTREVHNKLEKNRRAHLKECFETLKKNIPNIDEKKTSNLSVLRSALRYIQTLKRKEKEYEHDMERLAREKIATQQRLAELKNELSQWMDVIEIDRVLRQTVQPEEDQASTSTASEGEDVLDEDMEDETAPPRAPAALPAVPPTMKPGPHVTAITPQAPTLIPTTASFITQHISIQHQVPLHHPQLQPLAVTPPQPVSKTAAPPSSTRLAPGQPLMPTHTQVVSASSLHPTVIARASVSHPSVIQAVNHVIHGGGPKHIAHLAPCTTSSSSISGGGGVHLAPGHQPIGHITVHPVAHLSQHLPALYPQPVAVTQSAVVGHITHTLNHAHAHVNGAATGQPAATMVGKQTAVSTQMVAHHPQLVGQAVLNPVTMVTMPSFPISTLKLA comes from the exons ATGAGCATCGAAACGCTTCTGGAAGCAGCCAAGTTTTTGGAATTGCAAGCCCAGCAACAACATAAAGCACGCG AGGATGAACGAAAGGAAAAGCAACGTCTGGAGCAGCTGGCGGAGCAGCGGCACTGTGATGTGAACCATAACTCAACGCTCCACATCAACAATGTTGCTAAAGTGGAGGAGCGCCGCCCGGTGCCCGTCCCGCCCTCtgtggctcctcccccccccgtgtccatCACCGTCATCCCCATCCCCGTCGTCGCCCCCAACCCCGCGGGCTCACCCGCCCTGCCCGTCGCCGCGCTCTCCCCTCCGGCCGCCGCGGTCCTGCCGCGCTCTCCCCAAACCAGACCGGACCACACGACCTCTGTGCTGACCGCCAACCACAAGCAGCTGATGCAgaaccaccagaaccaccagcagcaccccccccatcagcagcagcagcagcaccagcagctcaTCGCCCAAACGCCCACCGCCAAACTCCAGCAGCAGACGCACCAGCAGCTGGTTCACCGCTACCCGGGCTCCATCGTCTCGCCCCCCCAGCAACACGCCTTACTCCCCCAGCCGGGCCCCGCGGTCCAGCAGGCGCCGCTGCAGAACGGCCTGGTCAGCCGGGGCAGCCCTCCGGACGACGGCCGCCAGCTGGACAGGAAGAGGCCCGGAGG GGCAGGCACAAGAGAAGTGCATAACAAGCTTGAGAAAAACAG ACGAGCACATTTGAAGGAGTGCTTTGAGACGCTGAAGAAGAACATCCCCAACATCGACGAGAAGAAGACCTCCAACCTGAGTGTGCTGAGAAGTGCGCTGAGATACATTCAG acGTTGAAGCGCAAAGAGAAGGAGTACGAGCACGACATGGAGCGGCTGGCCAGGGAGAAGATCGCCACACAGCAGCGATTAGCGGAGCTGAAGAACGAGCTGAGCCAGTGGATGGACGTGATCGAAATCGACCGCGTCCTCCGGCAGACGGTGCAGCCGGAGGAGGACCAGGCGTCCACCTCCACGGCCTCGG AAGGCGAGGACGTCCTGGACGAGGACATGGAGGATGAGACCGCTCCGCCGAGAGCACCGGCTGCCTTGCCCGCCGTGCCTCCGACCATGAAACCCGGGCCGCACGTAACTGCCATAACCCCCCAGGCCCCAACCCTGATACCCACCACTGCCTCCTTCATCACCCAACACATCTCCATCCAGCACCAAGTCCCTCTGCACCACCCTCAGCTCCAGCCGCTGGCAGTGACCCCCCCGCAGCCGGTGTCCAAGACCGCGGCCCCGCCCAGCAGCACCCGCCTCGCCCCCGGGCAGCCCTTGATGCCCACCCACACGCAGGTGGTGAGCGCCTCCAGCCTGCACCCCACGGTCATCGCCCGGGCTTCAGTGTCCCACCCGTCGGTGATCCAAGCGGTCAACCACGTCATCCACGGGGGGGGTCCCAAACACATCGCCCACCTCGCTCCATGCacgaccagcagcagcagcatcagcggCGGTGGCGGCGTCCACTTAGCCCCCGGCCACCAGCCCATCGGCCACATCACCGTGCACCCGGTGGCTCACCTGAGCCAGCACTTGCCCGCCCTCTACCCGCAACCGGTGGCGGTCACACAGTCGGCCGTGGTCGGTCACATCACCCACACGCTGAACCACGCCCACGCGCACGTGAACGGCGCCGCGACCGGCCAGCCCGCTGCCACCATGGTCGGCAAGCAGACCGCAGTGAGCACCCAGATGGTGGCCCACCACCCACAGCTGGTGGGTCAAGCGGTGCTCAACCCTGTGACAATGGTGACCATGCCCTCCTTCCCCATCAGCACCCTGAAGCTGGCTTGA
- the septin4b gene encoding septin 4b isoform X1, which translates to MAAKTEANTDTEDQDKEYVGFATLPNQVHRKSVKKGFDFTLMVAGESGLGKSTLVNSLFLTDLYKDRKLLNAEGRATAFDVLFVFSCVLADIDNSGAFVSFSVERITQTVEITKHTVDIEEKGVKLKLTIVDTPGFGDAVNNTECWKSVADYIDQQFEQYFRDESGLNRKNIQDNRVHCCLYFISPFGHGLRPLDVEFMKALHEKVNIVPILAKADTLTPAEVKKKKFKIREEIEQYGIKIYQFPDCDSDEDDDFKQQDHQLKESIPFAVIGSNTVVEAKGKRVRGRLYPWGIVEVENSAHCDFVKLRNMLVRTHMQDLKDVTRETHYENYRAHCIQNMTRMVVKERNRNKLTRESGTDFPIPVVPAAGDETEKLIREKDEELRRMQEMLQRIQDQMHTQKEGY; encoded by the exons ATGGCAGCAAAAACAGAAGCAAACACCGATACAGAG gacCAGGACAAGGAATATGTGGGTTTTGCAACGCTGCCAAACCAGGTTCACCGCAAGTCAGTGAAGAAGGGATTTGACTTCACGCTCATGGTGGCAG GGGAGTCCGGCCTGGGAAAGTCCACCTTGGTCAACAGTCTCTTTCTCACAGATCTTTACAAAGATAGGAAGCTGCTCAATGCGGAAGGTAGAGCCACAGCttttgatgtactttttgtctTTTCGTGTGTCTTGGCTGACATTGACAACAGTGGTGCGTTTGTGTCCTTTTCCGTAGAGAGGATCACACAAACGGTGGAAATCACCAAGCACACTGTGGATATAGAAGAGAAAGGTGTCAAACTGAAGCTCACCATCGTGGACACGCCTGGGTTCGGGGATGCTGTGAACAACACCGAATG CTGGAAGTCCGTGGCCGACTACATCGACCAGCAGTTCGAGCAGTACTTCAGGGACGAGAGCGGCCTCAACCGCAAGAACATCCAGGACAACCGCGTCCACTGCTGCCTCTACTTCATCTCCCCCTTCGGCCACGG CCTGCGGCCTTTGGATGTGGAGTTCATGAAAGCCCTCCACGAGAAGGTCAACATCGTCCCCATTTTGGCCAAAGCCGACACACTCACCCCTGCTGAGGTCAAGAAGAAGAAATTCAAG ATCCGAGAGGAGATCGAGCAGTATGGTATCAAGATATACCAGTTCCCTGACTGTGACTCAGACGAAGATGATGACTTTAAGCAGCAGGACCATCAGCTGAAG GAGAGCATTCCCTTTGCAGTGATCGGCAGCAACACGGTGGTGGAGGCCAAAGGGAAGAGGGTGCGAGGCCGACTCTATCCCTGGGGCATCGTAGAAG TGGAGAACTCGGCCCACTGTGACTTCGTGAAGCTGAGGAACATGCTCGTTCGCACGCATATGCAAGATCTGAAGGACGTGACCCGGGAGACTCACTACGAGAACTACAGAGCCCATTGCATCCAGAACATGACCCGCATGGTGGTGAAGGAACGCAACCGCAA CAAACTAACCAGGGAGAGCGGCACGGACTTCCCCATCCCGGTGGTGCCCGCAGCCGGCGATGAGACAGAAAAGCTCATCCGAGAGAAAGACGAGGAG TTGCGGCGGATGCAAGAGATGCTGCAGAGGATCCAGGATCAAATGCACACTCAGAAGGAAGGCTATTAA
- the septin4b gene encoding septin 4b isoform X2: MAAKTEANTDTEDQDKEYVGFATLPNQVHRKSVKKGFDFTLMVAGESGLGKSTLVNSLFLTDLYKDRKLLNAEERITQTVEITKHTVDIEEKGVKLKLTIVDTPGFGDAVNNTECWKSVADYIDQQFEQYFRDESGLNRKNIQDNRVHCCLYFISPFGHGLRPLDVEFMKALHEKVNIVPILAKADTLTPAEVKKKKFKIREEIEQYGIKIYQFPDCDSDEDDDFKQQDHQLKVRASDARCLQESIPFAVIGSNTVVEAKGKRVRGRLYPWGIVEVENSAHCDFVKLRNMLVRTHMQDLKDVTRETHYENYRAHCIQNMTRMVVKERNRNKLTRESGTDFPIPVVPAAGDETEKLIREKDEELRRMQEMLQRIQDQMHTQKEGY; encoded by the exons ATGGCAGCAAAAACAGAAGCAAACACCGATACAGAG gacCAGGACAAGGAATATGTGGGTTTTGCAACGCTGCCAAACCAGGTTCACCGCAAGTCAGTGAAGAAGGGATTTGACTTCACGCTCATGGTGGCAG GGGAGTCCGGCCTGGGAAAGTCCACCTTGGTCAACAGTCTCTTTCTCACAGATCTTTACAAAGATAGGAAGCTGCTCAATGCGGAAG AGAGGATCACACAAACGGTGGAAATCACCAAGCACACTGTGGATATAGAAGAGAAAGGTGTCAAACTGAAGCTCACCATCGTGGACACGCCTGGGTTCGGGGATGCTGTGAACAACACCGAATG CTGGAAGTCCGTGGCCGACTACATCGACCAGCAGTTCGAGCAGTACTTCAGGGACGAGAGCGGCCTCAACCGCAAGAACATCCAGGACAACCGCGTCCACTGCTGCCTCTACTTCATCTCCCCCTTCGGCCACGG CCTGCGGCCTTTGGATGTGGAGTTCATGAAAGCCCTCCACGAGAAGGTCAACATCGTCCCCATTTTGGCCAAAGCCGACACACTCACCCCTGCTGAGGTCAAGAAGAAGAAATTCAAG ATCCGAGAGGAGATCGAGCAGTATGGTATCAAGATATACCAGTTCCCTGACTGTGACTCAGACGAAGATGATGACTTTAAGCAGCAGGACCATCAGCTGAAGGTACGAGCCAGTGATGCCAGGTGTCTTCAG GAGAGCATTCCCTTTGCAGTGATCGGCAGCAACACGGTGGTGGAGGCCAAAGGGAAGAGGGTGCGAGGCCGACTCTATCCCTGGGGCATCGTAGAAG TGGAGAACTCGGCCCACTGTGACTTCGTGAAGCTGAGGAACATGCTCGTTCGCACGCATATGCAAGATCTGAAGGACGTGACCCGGGAGACTCACTACGAGAACTACAGAGCCCATTGCATCCAGAACATGACCCGCATGGTGGTGAAGGAACGCAACCGCAA CAAACTAACCAGGGAGAGCGGCACGGACTTCCCCATCCCGGTGGTGCCCGCAGCCGGCGATGAGACAGAAAAGCTCATCCGAGAGAAAGACGAGGAG TTGCGGCGGATGCAAGAGATGCTGCAGAGGATCCAGGATCAAATGCACACTCAGAAGGAAGGCTATTAA
- the mnta gene encoding max-binding protein MNT isoform X2 — MSIETLLEAAKFLELQAQQQHKAREDERKEKQRLEQLAEQRHCDVNHNSTLHINNVAKVEERRPVPVPPSVAPPPPVSITVIPIPVVAPNPAGSPALPVAALSPPAAAVLPRSPQTRPDHTTSVLTANHKQLMQNHQNHQQHPPHQQQQQHQQLIAQTPTAKLQQQTHQQLVHRYPGSIVSPPQQHALLPQPGPAVQQAPLQNGLVSRGSPPDDGRQLDRKRPGGRAHLKECFETLKKNIPNIDEKKTSNLSVLRSALRYIQTLKRKEKEYEHDMERLAREKIATQQRLAELKNELSQWMDVIEIDRVLRQTVQPEEDQASTSTASEGEDVLDEDMEDETAPPRAPAALPAVPPTMKPGPHVTAITPQAPTLIPTTASFITQHISIQHQVPLHHPQLQPLAVTPPQPVSKTAAPPSSTRLAPGQPLMPTHTQVVSASSLHPTVIARASVSHPSVIQAVNHVIHGGGPKHIAHLAPCTTSSSSISGGGGVHLAPGHQPIGHITVHPVAHLSQHLPALYPQPVAVTQSAVVGHITHTLNHAHAHVNGAATGQPAATMVGKQTAVSTQMVAHHPQLVGQAVLNPVTMVTMPSFPISTLKLA; from the exons ATGAGCATCGAAACGCTTCTGGAAGCAGCCAAGTTTTTGGAATTGCAAGCCCAGCAACAACATAAAGCACGCG AGGATGAACGAAAGGAAAAGCAACGTCTGGAGCAGCTGGCGGAGCAGCGGCACTGTGATGTGAACCATAACTCAACGCTCCACATCAACAATGTTGCTAAAGTGGAGGAGCGCCGCCCGGTGCCCGTCCCGCCCTCtgtggctcctcccccccccgtgtccatCACCGTCATCCCCATCCCCGTCGTCGCCCCCAACCCCGCGGGCTCACCCGCCCTGCCCGTCGCCGCGCTCTCCCCTCCGGCCGCCGCGGTCCTGCCGCGCTCTCCCCAAACCAGACCGGACCACACGACCTCTGTGCTGACCGCCAACCACAAGCAGCTGATGCAgaaccaccagaaccaccagcagcaccccccccatcagcagcagcagcagcaccagcagctcaTCGCCCAAACGCCCACCGCCAAACTCCAGCAGCAGACGCACCAGCAGCTGGTTCACCGCTACCCGGGCTCCATCGTCTCGCCCCCCCAGCAACACGCCTTACTCCCCCAGCCGGGCCCCGCGGTCCAGCAGGCGCCGCTGCAGAACGGCCTGGTCAGCCGGGGCAGCCCTCCGGACGACGGCCGCCAGCTGGACAGGAAGAGGCCCGGAGG ACGAGCACATTTGAAGGAGTGCTTTGAGACGCTGAAGAAGAACATCCCCAACATCGACGAGAAGAAGACCTCCAACCTGAGTGTGCTGAGAAGTGCGCTGAGATACATTCAG acGTTGAAGCGCAAAGAGAAGGAGTACGAGCACGACATGGAGCGGCTGGCCAGGGAGAAGATCGCCACACAGCAGCGATTAGCGGAGCTGAAGAACGAGCTGAGCCAGTGGATGGACGTGATCGAAATCGACCGCGTCCTCCGGCAGACGGTGCAGCCGGAGGAGGACCAGGCGTCCACCTCCACGGCCTCGG AAGGCGAGGACGTCCTGGACGAGGACATGGAGGATGAGACCGCTCCGCCGAGAGCACCGGCTGCCTTGCCCGCCGTGCCTCCGACCATGAAACCCGGGCCGCACGTAACTGCCATAACCCCCCAGGCCCCAACCCTGATACCCACCACTGCCTCCTTCATCACCCAACACATCTCCATCCAGCACCAAGTCCCTCTGCACCACCCTCAGCTCCAGCCGCTGGCAGTGACCCCCCCGCAGCCGGTGTCCAAGACCGCGGCCCCGCCCAGCAGCACCCGCCTCGCCCCCGGGCAGCCCTTGATGCCCACCCACACGCAGGTGGTGAGCGCCTCCAGCCTGCACCCCACGGTCATCGCCCGGGCTTCAGTGTCCCACCCGTCGGTGATCCAAGCGGTCAACCACGTCATCCACGGGGGGGGTCCCAAACACATCGCCCACCTCGCTCCATGCacgaccagcagcagcagcatcagcggCGGTGGCGGCGTCCACTTAGCCCCCGGCCACCAGCCCATCGGCCACATCACCGTGCACCCGGTGGCTCACCTGAGCCAGCACTTGCCCGCCCTCTACCCGCAACCGGTGGCGGTCACACAGTCGGCCGTGGTCGGTCACATCACCCACACGCTGAACCACGCCCACGCGCACGTGAACGGCGCCGCGACCGGCCAGCCCGCTGCCACCATGGTCGGCAAGCAGACCGCAGTGAGCACCCAGATGGTGGCCCACCACCCACAGCTGGTGGGTCAAGCGGTGCTCAACCCTGTGACAATGGTGACCATGCCCTCCTTCCCCATCAGCACCCTGAAGCTGGCTTGA
- the septin4b gene encoding septin 4b isoform X3, translated as MAAKTEANTDTEDQDKEYVGFATLPNQVHRKSVKKGFDFTLMVAGESGLGKSTLVNSLFLTDLYKDRKLLNAEERITQTVEITKHTVDIEEKGVKLKLTIVDTPGFGDAVNNTECWKSVADYIDQQFEQYFRDESGLNRKNIQDNRVHCCLYFISPFGHGLRPLDVEFMKALHEKVNIVPILAKADTLTPAEVKKKKFKIREEIEQYGIKIYQFPDCDSDEDDDFKQQDHQLKESIPFAVIGSNTVVEAKGKRVRGRLYPWGIVEVENSAHCDFVKLRNMLVRTHMQDLKDVTRETHYENYRAHCIQNMTRMVVKERNRNKLTRESGTDFPIPVVPAAGDETEKLIREKDEELRRMQEMLQRIQDQMHTQKEGY; from the exons ATGGCAGCAAAAACAGAAGCAAACACCGATACAGAG gacCAGGACAAGGAATATGTGGGTTTTGCAACGCTGCCAAACCAGGTTCACCGCAAGTCAGTGAAGAAGGGATTTGACTTCACGCTCATGGTGGCAG GGGAGTCCGGCCTGGGAAAGTCCACCTTGGTCAACAGTCTCTTTCTCACAGATCTTTACAAAGATAGGAAGCTGCTCAATGCGGAAG AGAGGATCACACAAACGGTGGAAATCACCAAGCACACTGTGGATATAGAAGAGAAAGGTGTCAAACTGAAGCTCACCATCGTGGACACGCCTGGGTTCGGGGATGCTGTGAACAACACCGAATG CTGGAAGTCCGTGGCCGACTACATCGACCAGCAGTTCGAGCAGTACTTCAGGGACGAGAGCGGCCTCAACCGCAAGAACATCCAGGACAACCGCGTCCACTGCTGCCTCTACTTCATCTCCCCCTTCGGCCACGG CCTGCGGCCTTTGGATGTGGAGTTCATGAAAGCCCTCCACGAGAAGGTCAACATCGTCCCCATTTTGGCCAAAGCCGACACACTCACCCCTGCTGAGGTCAAGAAGAAGAAATTCAAG ATCCGAGAGGAGATCGAGCAGTATGGTATCAAGATATACCAGTTCCCTGACTGTGACTCAGACGAAGATGATGACTTTAAGCAGCAGGACCATCAGCTGAAG GAGAGCATTCCCTTTGCAGTGATCGGCAGCAACACGGTGGTGGAGGCCAAAGGGAAGAGGGTGCGAGGCCGACTCTATCCCTGGGGCATCGTAGAAG TGGAGAACTCGGCCCACTGTGACTTCGTGAAGCTGAGGAACATGCTCGTTCGCACGCATATGCAAGATCTGAAGGACGTGACCCGGGAGACTCACTACGAGAACTACAGAGCCCATTGCATCCAGAACATGACCCGCATGGTGGTGAAGGAACGCAACCGCAA CAAACTAACCAGGGAGAGCGGCACGGACTTCCCCATCCCGGTGGTGCCCGCAGCCGGCGATGAGACAGAAAAGCTCATCCGAGAGAAAGACGAGGAG TTGCGGCGGATGCAAGAGATGCTGCAGAGGATCCAGGATCAAATGCACACTCAGAAGGAAGGCTATTAA